One genomic window of Anser cygnoides isolate HZ-2024a breed goose chromosome 11, Taihu_goose_T2T_genome, whole genome shotgun sequence includes the following:
- the CHRNA7 gene encoding neuronal acetylcholine receptor subunit alpha-7 isoform X3 has protein sequence MIPSLSLSISLSASCRSWMCADERFDATFHTNVLVNSSGHCQYLPPGIFKSSCYIDVRWFPFDVQKCNLKFGSWTYGGWSLDLQMQEADISGYISNGEWDLVGVPGKRTESFYECCKEPYPDVTFTVTMRRRTLYYGLNLLIPCVLISALALLVFLLPADSGEKISLGITVLLSLTVFMLLVAEIMPATSDSVPLIAQYFASTMIIVGLSVVVTVIVLQYHHHDPDGGKMPKWTRIILLNWCAWFLRMKRPGEDKVRPACQHKQRRCSLSSVEMNTVSGQQSSNGNMLYIGFRGLDAVHCTPTTDSGVICGRMTCSPTEEENLLHSGHPSEGDPDLAKILEEVRYIANRFRDQDEEEAVCNEWKFAASVVDRLCLMAFSVFTIICTIGILMSAPNFVEAVSKDFA, from the exons TGCTGATGAAAGATTTGATGCTACATTTCACACTAATGTTTTAGTCAATTCTTCAGGACATTGCCAGTATCTGCCACCAG GCATATTTAAGAGCTCATGCTACATAGATGTGCGCTGGTTTCCATTTGATGTTCAGAAGTGTAACCTGAAGTTTGGGTCCTGGACATATGGAGGCTGGTCCTTAGACTTACAAATGCAAGAAGCAGATATATCTGGCTATATTTCAAATGGAGAGTGGGATCTAGTAG GAGTTCCTGGGAAGAGAACTGAGAGTTTTTATGAATGTTGTAAGGAACCTTACCCAGATGTGACATTCACAGTAACTATGAGACGCAGGACTCTCTATTATGGACTCAATCTTCTTATTCCCTGCGTACTGATATCGGCACTTGCCTTATTAGTTTTTCTGCTTCCAGCAGACTCAGGAGAAAAGATCTCACTAG GTATAACAGTTTTATTGTCTCTCACTGTCTTCATGTTACTTGTGGCTGAAATTATGCCAGCAACATCTGATTCTGTGCCCTTAATCG ctcAGTATTTTGCCAGCACTATGATTATTGTTGGCCTCTCTGTTGTTGTCACTGTTATTGTTCTACAATACCATCATCATGATCCAGATGGGGGAAAAATGCCTAAATGG ACAAGAATCATCCTTCTGAACTGGTGTGCTTGGTTTCTGAGGATGAAGAGACCAGGGGAAGATAAAGTGCGTCCTGCCTGTCAACACAAACAGCGTCGATGTAGCCTATCGAGTGTGGAGATGAACACTGTGAGTGGACAACAGTCCAGTAATGGGAATATGCTGTACATTGGGTTTAGGGGGCTGGATGCTGTGCACTGCACACCTACCACTGATTCAGGAGTGATCTGCGGGAGGATGACCTGTTCACcaacagaagaagaaaaccttttgCACAGCGGCCACCCCTCTGAAGGCGACCCAGATTTGGCTAAGATCTTGGAAGAGGTCAGGTACATTGCCAACAGATTCAGAGACCAGGATGAAGAGGAAGCCGTTTGCAATGAATGGAAGTTTGCAGCCTCTGTAGTGGATCGGCTCTGCTTGATGGCTTTTTCAGTCTTCACAATCATTTGTACAATTGGTATTTTGATGTCAGCACCAAACTTCGTAGAGGCTGTCTCTAAAGATTTTGCTTAA